CCTCGACGACGTGATCGCCGAGTTCGAGCGGGCGAGCACGCGCTCACGCGAGATCGCGGCCCGCTTCCAGCTCGACGACACCTGGACGCACGACGTCCTCGGCGAGGTCAATCTCCGGTTCGTCTACCTGCTCCTGATCGAGGACTTCGCCCGGCACGCCGGGCACGGCGACATCCTCCGGGAGCAGCTCACCGCGCACTGACCGCGTACTCCTCCTCGGGCGCCGCGACGACTCGGCGCTCCACAATGGACTGCAGGATCTCCCCCACCCGCACCGCGGTGTTCGACAGCAGCGACGACGTGATCCCGTGCGTGTGCTCGGTGCCGCCCTGCAGGTAGATCCCGCCGCGCAGGGGTGACTCCGTCGTGAGCCGGTAGTCGCGCTCGACCCGGAGGCGGCCTTCGCCGTCACGCAGGCAACGCGCGCCGAGTTCGCCCAACAGCGGCGTCGGGTCCGCGGGCCGGTAGCCGGTGGCGTAGACGACCGCGTCGGCCTCCAGCACCGTGCGCTCACCCGTCGTCAGGGACTCGATGGTCACTACCCCCGAGCCGGCCACCTCGACCGGGCGCGACACGTTGAACAGCCGCAGCCGCTCCTCGCCGAGCACCTTCTCGCGGTAGACCCGGCGGTACAGCTCGTCGATCAGGTCGACGTCGACGGCCGAGTAGTTCGTCGCGCCGTGGTAGCGCATCAGGCGGTCCTTGACCGGCTCGCCCGCGCGGTAGAACTGGTCGACGGCGTCCGGGTCGAAGATGCGGTTCGCGAACGAGCTGTCGTCGGCGGGGCTGTAGCCGTACCGCGCGAACACCGCGCACACCTCGGCGCGCGGGAACTCGCCGTGCAGCAGCGCGGCCACCTCCGCAGCGCTCTGCCCGGCGCCCACCACGACGAACCGCTTCGGATCGGTGCCGCGCAAGGCGTCCATGCGGAACAGCAGCTCGCTGTTGTGCCAGATCCGGTCGCCGGCGGTGACACCTTCGGGCAGCTGCGGCCGCAACCCGGTGCCCACCACCAGGTTCCGGGCGCGCAATGACGAGCCGTCCGAGGCCTCGACGTCGAAGTAGGCGACCTCCGGACCGTCGTACACCGGCTTCACCGCGACGACCTCGGTGCCGTAGGAAACGACGTCGTCGACCTTCGCCGCCGCCCACTCGAAGTAGTCGTGGAACTCGACCCGCAGCGGGAACAGGTTCTTGTGGTTGATGAAGTCGACCAGCCGGCCGGCTGCGTGCAGGTAGTTGAGGAAGCTGAACTCGCTGGTCGGGTTCCGCATGGTGACCAGATCCTTGAGGAACGACACCTGCATGGTCGCGGTGTCGATCAGCATCCCGCGGTGCCAGCCGAACCGCGGCTGCCGCTCGAGGAAGTGCGCGGTCACCGGCTCTCCCGGGCCCGCGTTGTGCTCGGCGAGGGCGATGGCGAGGGCCAGGTTCGACGGGCCGAAGCCCACCCCGACGACGTCGTAGATCGGGACCTGTTCGCCGGCCTCTGCAGTCATGGTGCTCCCTCGCGCTCCGGTACCGTTCAGGGCACCCTAACCTAACTTAGGTGAGCCTCGCCTAGTATGTTCGTGGTGATGTTCGTCCCCCGATCACGAAAGGCACTCTCGAATGCGCGTGGCGATGTTCGGCTACCAGACCTGGGGGCACCGGACCCTCCAGGCGCTCATCGACGCCGGCCACGAGGTCGCCCTCGTGGTCACGCACCCGAAGAGCGACCACGCGTACGAGCGGATCTGGG
This genomic window from Amycolatopsis mongoliensis contains:
- a CDS encoding lysine N(6)-hydroxylase/L-ornithine N(5)-oxygenase family protein, which encodes MTAEAGEQVPIYDVVGVGFGPSNLALAIALAEHNAGPGEPVTAHFLERQPRFGWHRGMLIDTATMQVSFLKDLVTMRNPTSEFSFLNYLHAAGRLVDFINHKNLFPLRVEFHDYFEWAAAKVDDVVSYGTEVVAVKPVYDGPEVAYFDVEASDGSSLRARNLVVGTGLRPQLPEGVTAGDRIWHNSELLFRMDALRGTDPKRFVVVGAGQSAAEVAALLHGEFPRAEVCAVFARYGYSPADDSSFANRIFDPDAVDQFYRAGEPVKDRLMRYHGATNYSAVDVDLIDELYRRVYREKVLGEERLRLFNVSRPVEVAGSGVVTIESLTTGERTVLEADAVVYATGYRPADPTPLLGELGARCLRDGEGRLRVERDYRLTTESPLRGGIYLQGGTEHTHGITSSLLSNTAVRVGEILQSIVERRVVAAPEEEYAVSAR